In Corynebacterium ulcerans, one genomic interval encodes:
- a CDS encoding (Fe-S)-binding protein yields the protein MRVALFSTCIGDAMFPDASKATALVLSRLGYEVVFPKDQTCCGQMHVNTGYQKEAIPLIRNYVDAFTDPSIDYVVAPSGSCVGAVREQHEHIADRYGDKTLAAGARDAAKKSLDLPEFLIDVAGVEDVGAFFPHKVTYHPSCHGLRFIKLGDRPYRLLSKVAGMELVELPNKEECCGFGGTFSLKNAETSAAMVSDKTRNIEITGAEYITGGDSSCLMNIAGNLSRKHVGIRAIHIAEILASTKEHPWTPDSAAYSREVML from the coding sequence GTGAGAGTAGCGCTCTTTTCCACTTGTATCGGCGACGCCATGTTCCCCGATGCATCCAAAGCAACTGCACTCGTATTGTCCCGACTTGGTTATGAGGTCGTCTTTCCTAAAGACCAGACCTGCTGCGGCCAGATGCACGTCAACACCGGCTACCAAAAGGAAGCCATCCCACTGATTCGTAACTATGTGGATGCGTTCACCGATCCTTCCATCGATTACGTTGTCGCCCCTTCAGGCTCCTGCGTCGGCGCAGTCCGTGAGCAACACGAGCACATCGCAGATAGGTATGGCGATAAGACTTTGGCAGCTGGCGCACGTGATGCAGCTAAGAAGTCTCTTGATCTCCCCGAGTTCCTCATTGATGTCGCTGGAGTGGAAGACGTCGGAGCATTCTTCCCACACAAGGTCACGTACCACCCTTCCTGCCACGGTCTCCGCTTTATCAAATTGGGTGACCGCCCTTACCGCCTACTCTCCAAGGTGGCAGGCATGGAGCTTGTGGAACTTCCCAACAAGGAAGAATGCTGTGGATTCGGTGGCACCTTCTCCCTGAAGAATGCCGAAACCTCCGCTGCAATGGTCTCCGACAAGACTCGCAACATCGAGATCACTGGTGCTGAGTACATCACCGGTGGCGACTCTTCTTGCTTGATGAACATCGCTGGAAACCTGTCCCGCAAACACGTGGGCATTCGTGCCATTCATATCGCAGAGATC